From Eretmochelys imbricata isolate rEreImb1 chromosome 17, rEreImb1.hap1, whole genome shotgun sequence, a single genomic window includes:
- the LOC144276361 gene encoding C-C motif chemokine 13-like produces MAKAAGLVCALLLLASFCCQSLAQKAPGVPDKCCFTFQTSRIKKGNILGWYLTSPECSYPAVVFKTRIGKEICANPDKRWVQKYQGFFQPHSLSVPN; encoded by the exons ATGGCAAAGGCAGCCGGGCTTGTCTGCGCGCTTCTCCTGCTGGCTTCCTTCTGCTGCCAGAGCCTGGCTCAGA AGGCCCCTGGCGTGCCGGACAAGTGCTGCTTCACGTTCCAGACAAGCAGGATCAAGAAAGGCAACATCCTTGGCTGGTACCTCACCAGCCCCGAGTGCTCCTACCCAGCCGTGGT ATTCAAGACTCGAATAGGCAAAGAGATCTGTGCCAACCCTGACAAGCGGTGGGTGCAGAAATACCAGGGGTTCTTCCAGCCGCATTCCCTGTCTGTCCCCAACTAG